Proteins co-encoded in one Juglans regia cultivar Chandler chromosome 16, Walnut 2.0, whole genome shotgun sequence genomic window:
- the LOC108986474 gene encoding aspartate-semialdehyde dehydrogenase: MAAVTHHPFLSSKLRLTTKPNPSRIGPTAVRMSLQETAPSLAVVGVTGAVGQEFLSVLSDRDFPFRSIKMLASKRSSGKQLTFQGRDYTVEELTADSFDGVDIALFSAGGSISKEFGPVAVERGTIVVDNSSAFRMEEKVPLVIPEVNPEAMDGIKLGTGKGALIANPNCSTIICLMAATPLHRRAKVQRMVVSTYQAASGAGAAAMEELELQTREVLEGKSPTCQIFKQQYAFNLFSHDAPVLSNGYNEEEMKLVKETRKIWNDKNVKVTATCIRVPVMRAHAESVNLQFENPLDEDTARNILKNAPGVVVIDDRASNLFPTPLEVSNKDDVAVGRIRRDVSQEGNHGLEIFVCGDQIRKGAALNAVQIAEMLL, from the exons ATGGCAGCCGTCACCCACCATCCCTTTCTCTCCTCCAAACTCCGGCTAACCACCAAGCCCAATCCCAGCCGTATTGGCCCCACAGCGGTGCGCATGTCCCTCCAGGAGACGGCGCCTTCGCTCGCGGTCGTTGGCGTCACTGGCGCCGTGGGTCAGGAGTTTCTCTCGGTGCTCTCTGACCGCGACTTCCCCTTCCGCTCCATCAAAATGCTTGCTTCCAAGCGCTCCTCTGGGAAGCAACTCACCTTCCAGGGCCGCGACTACACCGTCGAGGAACTCACTGCAGATAGCTTCGACGGCGTCGACATTGCTCTCTTCAGTGCCGGCGGGTCCATCAGCAAGGAGTTCGGGCCGGTCGCGGTGGAGAGGGGAACCATAGTGGTGGACAATAGCTCCGCGTTTCGGATGGAGGAGAAGGTCCCATTGGTGATACCGGAGGTGAATCCAGAGGCCATGGATGGGATCAAGCTCGGAACGGGGAAGGGGGCACTTATTGCCAACCCCAACTGTTCCACCATCATTTGCTTGATGGCCGCCACGCCTCTTCATCGACGAGCCAAG GTACAACGCATGGTTGTTAGTACGTACCAGGCCGCCAGTGGTGCTGGTGCTGCTGCAATGGAAGAGCTTGAGCTGCAAACTCGCGag GTCCTGGAAGGCAAATCACCAACTTGTCAAATCTTCAAGCAACAG TATGCTTTTAATTTGTTCTCGCACGATGCACCTGTCCTGTCAAATGGATACAATGAAGAGGAAATGAAATTAGTAAAAGAGACGAGGAAAATATGG AATGACAAGAATGTTAAAGTGACTGCCACATGCATACGAGTTCCTGTTATGCGTGCACATGCTGAGAGTGTAAATCTTCAATTTGAGAACCCCCTTGATGAG GACACAGCCAGGAATATTCTGAAGAATGCTCCTGGTGTAGTGGTTATTGATGATCGGGCATCAAATCTATTCCCTACTCCATTGGAGGTGTCAAACAAAGATGATGTTGCAGTTGGCAGGATCCGCCGCGATGTGTCTCAGGAGGGGAACCATGG GCTGGAAATTTTTGTCTGTGGCGATCAAATACGCAAGGGAGCAGCACTCAATGCAGTTCAGATTGCTGAGATGTTGCTATAG